A single region of the Anomaloglossus baeobatrachus isolate aAnoBae1 chromosome 2, aAnoBae1.hap1, whole genome shotgun sequence genome encodes:
- the LOC142282192 gene encoding protein kinase C theta type-like — MNIFGDTKTSDCVGTYIYRAPEIFLQKPYNTAVDWFSAGVVLYEMAIGGHPFYKGKFDRTTIMAIVKDEPFFPKKLDPQLKAIIKGLLDKSPESRQKFVDNIRDHPFFTEINWTDIEEARACPPFQLPPQEVMTLCKMNPVPSFIKPMRPPIAEEDQKLFCGFTFASDGWKVIKPIPKPVKPHCRTFGSIVKDAFHRIWRRIKRWK, encoded by the exons ATGAACATCTTTGGAGATACAAAAACTTCAGATTGTGTTGGAACCTATATATACAGGGCTCCTGAG ATTTTTCTACAGAAGCCCTACAACACagcagtggactggttctctgctggtgtgGTGTTATATGAGATGGCTATTGGTGGACATCCATTCTATAAAGGTAAATTTGATCGGACCACCATCATGGCAATAGTCAAAGATGAACCATTCTTCCCAAAGAAATTGGACCCCCAACTCAAAGCCATCATTAAGGGG CTCCTGGATAAGTCGCCAGAAAGTCGGCAAAAATTTGTGGATAATATCAGGGATCATCCATTCTTTACAGAGATTAACTGGACAGATATAGAGGAAGCCAGAGCGTGTCCACCATTCCAGCTACCCCCT CAAGAAGTGATGACATTATGTAAAATGAATCCTGTCCCGTCCTTCATCAAACCCATGAGACCACCAATAGCTGAAGAAGATCAAAAACTCTTCTGTGGATTTACATTTGCCAGTGATGGATGGAAGGTCATAAAACCGATACCAAAACCTGTAAAACCCCATTGCAG GACATTTGGCAGTATTGTGAAGGACGCCTTCCACAGGATCTGGAGGAGAATAAAACGCTGGAAGTGA
- the LOC142286125 gene encoding uncharacterized protein LOC142286125, which produces MESLRKRKGESIDEVPKKRKMETSESEKDGTSQSLIKVSKRPGSPIQESIVSKRKRGEVMGEKADDGSSGSPKADTEMNMESLRKRKRETIDEVPKRKRTETSEDEKDGTSQSLIKAPKRPGSPIQESIVSKRKRGEAMGNKADDGSSVSPKADTEQLSGTTPAESPIIVTGLESFSFHRIIGQGGFGKVMLATHKACQKQVAVKMVEKRFIIEESRDEILIERQVLEMTRKSPFITRAFSTFQSQVRG; this is translated from the exons atggagagtttgaggaagagaaagggagagagcatagatgaggtgccaaaaaaaaggaaaatggaaaCATCGGAGAGTGAGAAAGATGGCACCAGCCAAAGCCTTATCAAGGTTTCaaagagacctggaagcccgatacaggagagtatcgtgaGCAAAAGGAAAAGGGGAGAAGTGATGGGGGaaaaagctgatgatggatccagcggctcccccaaagctgacactgagatgaatatggagagtttgaggaagagaaagagagaaaccatagatgaggtgccaaaaaGAAAGAGAACAGAAACATCAGAGGATGAAAAAGATGGCACCAGCCAAAGCCTTATCAAGGCtccaaaaagacctggaagcccgatacaggagagtatcgtgagcaagaggaaaaggggagaagcgatggggaacaaagctgatgatggatccagcgtgtCCCCCAAAGCTGACACTGAGCAGCTGTCAG GGACAACCCCAGCTGAATCTCCCATCATTGTGACTGGACTGGAGAGCTTCAGCTTCCATAGAATCATTGGACAGGgcggatttggtaaa GTCATGTTGGCCACACATAAGGCCTGCCAAAAACAAGTGGCAGTGAAGATGGTGGAGAAGAGGTTCATAATTGAAGAGTCAAGAGACGAAATCCTGATAGAGCGACAAGTCctggagatgactaggaagagtccattcattactcgggctttttccaccttccagtcccaggtaagagGCTGA